Proteins encoded within one genomic window of Triticum aestivum cultivar Chinese Spring chromosome 2D, IWGSC CS RefSeq v2.1, whole genome shotgun sequence:
- the LOC123049773 gene encoding uncharacterized protein gives MPPRPQPPPAAYKHFCRVCNKGFTCGSALGGHMRAHAVADDGPGADDDDDDPGSSARGGEDRPSTAGAATTHVYALRANPNRLTRGCQVCKNCGKEFSSMELFLEHGKCTSGEEEDSDGSPPPSVAGEEEDASLASGWSKGKRSRRAKSIAGGGDDTMPGPSTAPSGEDEEEDLANCLVMLSSSKADQASAAAEADPEPCAPASKEHGRRPHQQPQHFPIVVATPDQAIMLPLALPAPQPQYASPLPRGLFECKACKKVFTSHQALGGHRASHKKVKGCFAAKPESSVGGTPHHHAAAAGPSDEKGDAAAVDVIHASGSVDARTNADASTGGDTNAGTSGATPSLSMAITTTDHEPPVAGLAIAPFKKKAKMHECSVCHRLFASGQALGGHKRCHWLTSGTGDHANITSLTAEGLVAAAGHQLTLRPMMDPPEPALDLTIAANPLPLMASATVAEAGTSSLHLDASPSLYLQPAAAPSNPSHQNKMTATSSHNANDAATPREAAEDEADSTAVKKAKLSDLKDVSAAGETTPWLQVGIGSSSAGGDGKSACE, from the coding sequence ATGCCGCCTCGGCCCCAGCCGCCACCGGCGGCGTACAAGCACTTCTGCAGAGTCTGCAACAAGGGGTTCACGTGCGGCAGCGCGCTCGGCGGGCACATGAGGGCCCACGCCGTCGCCGACGACGGCCCGGgcgccgacgacgacgacgacgatcccGGGTCGTCCGCGCGCGGCGGGGAAGATAGGCCGTCCACGGCGGGAGCAGCGACGACGCACGTCTACGCGCTCCGGGCGAACCCTAACCGCCTCACCAGGGGCTGCCAGGTGTGCAAGAACTGCGGGAAGGAGTTCTCGTCTATGGAGCTTTTCCTGGAGCACGGCAAGTGCACCTCGGGCGAAGAGGAGGACTCGGACGGCTCGCCGCCTCCGTCCGTGGCCGGCGAAGAGGAGGACGCGTCGCTGGCCTCTGGGTGGTCAAAGGGGAAGCGCTCGCGCCGCGCCAAGTCGATCGCTGGCGGAGGCGATGATACAATGCCCGGGCCGTCGACGGCGCCGTCtggcgaggacgaggaggaggacttggCAAATTGCCTCGTCATGCTCTCGTCGTCCAAGGCCGATCAGGCTAGTGCCGCCGCCGAGGCCGACCCAGAGCCGTGCGCGCCGGCCAGCAAGGAACACGGGAGAAGGCCTCATCAACAGCCGCAACACTTCCCGATCGTCGTAGCGACGCCAGATCAAGCGATAATGCTGCCCCTGGCGTTGCCAGCACCGCAACCGCAATACGCCTCGCCCCTGCCACGTGGCTTGTTCGAGTGCAAGGCATGCAAGAAGGTGTTCACTTCGCACCAAGCTCTCGGCGGACACCGTGCCAGCCACAAGAAGGTCAAGGGCTGCTTCGCTGCCAAGCCCGAGAGCAGCGTCGGTGGAACACCTCACCACCACGCAGCGGCCGCCGGTCCCAGCGATGAAAAGGGTGATGCCGCCGCCGTCGATGTCATCCATGCAAGTGGCAGTGTTGATGCCAGGACAAACGCCGATGCCAGCACCGGTGGCGACACGAACGCCGGGACGAGCGGGGCCACGCCATCCCTGTCAATGGCCATCACGACCACCGACCATGAACCGCCGGTCGCGGGGTTGGCCATTGCACCGttcaagaagaaggccaagatgcACGAGTGCTCCGTGTGCCACCGCCTCTTCGCCTCTGGTCAAGCGCTCGGAGGCCACAAGCGGTGCCACTGGCTCACCTCGGGGACAGGGGATCACGCCAACATCACATCCCTGACAGCCGAAGGCCTTGTCGCCGCTGCTGGCCACCAGCTCACTCTCCGGCCAATGATGGACCCTCCAGAGCCGGCGCTAGACCTCACCATCGCGGCCAACCCGTTGCCGTTGATGGCCAGCGCGACGGTCGCCGAGGCCGGAACCAGCTCGCTGCACCTTGACGCGTCCCCGTCGCTGTACCTCCAGCCAGCGGCGGCACCAAGCAATCCCAGCCACCAGAACAAGATGACCGCGACGAGCAGCCACAACGCTAACGACGCTGCTACTCCCCGCGAGGCCGCCGAGGACGAGGCGGACAGCACAGCCGTCAAGAAGGCCAAGCTTAGTGATCTCAAGGACGTGAGTGCAGCGGGGGAGACGACGCCATGGTTGCAGGTCGGCATTGGCTCCTCGTCGGCCGGTGGCGACGGGAAGAGTGCCTGCGAATGA